aaaatagaggATAGCCAGAGGCAAAAAGAATCACTTAAAACATCTATGTACTGACATGTATTATCAggcaagaaggaaaaagaatgacaGTAGTAGCTAGCTGTAGGTGTTCTGGCTGAAGCTATAAATTTATGTGGAATACTTCTGTAGATGTTCCTCATGATCATCATCCCCATGTTGCTGTTGATAATGCTGGTACATCTTGGACCCCCAGGCTCCCCCCAtcccttctgctgctggaaaGTGTCCGTTGGACATATTGAGTATAATGGAGGTCAAGGATTTAATGTAATTTTTGGCTAGTGTGAGAGTCTCTATTTTGGAAAGTTTATTCTCTGCTCTCACATGAGGGATCACCTCCCGCAATGCCTGGAACGCGTTGTTGAGCTTGTGCATTCTCTGCCTCTCCCGCTCATTGCTTTCCAGTCTCCTCAAATGCCTGTCCTTATTGCTCCAAGGATGCTTGGCTCTGGCTGGGGTGACCTTGCTGCTCTCCTTGTTTCCCCCATTCCTCCTTTCCTTGTGACGCAAACATTTCACcagttctttctttctcattGCTGGCTCCTCAGAAAATGCTTCTTTGTCAGCAGTATGCCTTTGCTTCTTTCGTTTGGTTTTAGTCTTCATGTTTTAATTATCCATGTGCTGTAAAAACATGACACCAATATCTTTAACTGTTGCACAGTTCCATGCTGAACAAATGATCTGATGCAGATTTGGTAAGTTTATTACTTGTTCACTACTGGAAAACCATCACTGGCTCTCAATTCAGTGGTTTGCTTTACAAGTTGGGAATGTTATTAGTCAAAGTGACCCGTACAGATGAACAGAggagaaaatcctttttttataGAACAAGAGATCCTCCTTCAGCAGGAAGGAAGATGTTGCAGAAGGAGCAGAGGCAAAGTGAATGGAACAATTGAAAAAAAGATTCCGTGAATCACCTACTAGTGTCCTCACATACGGTaagtcaaaggaaaaaacaagacaCCTCTCTACTTTCTTGTAAGTAGGCCTCCAAGTAGAGGCATTTCTCTCACTGCACATAAGAGAAAATGGCCTCCAAGCTGATCCCGTCCTTCCTGTGCGAAAAGTGAACCATAACTCAAAAAATACCAGGAGTACAATGTTCAGTTAGGCTCGGTAACGCATTGCAGCTGTTTTTTGATCTCACACGCTTCTGTTTTCTCTCAGTTCTAGTTATCACAAGTTATAATAAAAAACATACGCCACCTCACTGCACATATGCAGGTTTATGTGTGGGGTATTAGACAGAACCCTCAGGCTCTTCCTCAAAGTAATTTCTCCTTGAACTCCCTTGTAATTGCTCTCTGTAGAAATAGGTTTCCACTGTATTTATGAGCAGTCCACTAGAGGGAACCATGACACACTAACTCATATAGAAGCTCAAACCCCTAGCTAGC
The DNA window shown above is from Athene noctua chromosome 15, bAthNoc1.hap1.1, whole genome shotgun sequence and carries:
- the BHLHA15 gene encoding class A basic helix-loop-helix protein 15; protein product: MKTKTKRKKQRHTADKEAFSEEPAMRKKELVKCLRHKERRNGGNKESSKVTPARAKHPWSNKDRHLRRLESNERERQRMHKLNNAFQALREVIPHVRAENKLSKIETLTLAKNYIKSLTSIILNMSNGHFPAAEGMGGAWGSKMYQHYQQQHGDDDHEEHLQKYST